The genomic region TTGAGAGAATTTTATGGAGATTATTATCTCCTCCCTTAACTATCTCTCTCTACAAACATGCTAAATGACCCTTTGCTCTTTCCCTAAGGAAATAATCACTTAATCTTCTGTTCCTTTTATTAACATCCCCTACTACACAATACCAACCACTTATCCTTGGAGATGATTTAGCTGACTGGTGTCTAATTAAACTCACAGTAACTGTTCTCAGCATCtgcttagttttaaaataaaatatattaccTTGTAAATTGTAAAAATTGGTTTAAATTAAAGTAGTTTGCAATGATACCACCATGGCTCTTATGATGGCTTACTATGGCTGTTCCCCATCTATGGCTGATAGGAAAGCTGTTTTTTGTAAAACCCACTGATGCTGCTTCTGGCTATAGGAAATTACTGAGTTACAACGAAGTCAATCAATACGTGCAGTCAAAACCAGAGGgtctctatttcttttcttcagttatAGCTGTATCACTGAACAGAACAGATTTAAAGTATCATGGGGCCAGAGAGAGACATTAAACACTGACGAAGTTAAAAACTCAAAAGTAAAGCAGAGAAACTAATTTTAAAGCAAGAACCAGAATCCAAGTCTCTGCCATTCCAGGTGTAAGCCCCAAGCACTAGATTACAGACTCACATCTCCCTATATTGGCTGTTTCTGCCCCCATTTATCATCCTCTTCAGAACAAGACAGGAGGACCCAatgccacacacacacacaaaatttcCTCTGCAAGCGTGGGTTTGAAGTCCTTTGCGCTGAAGAAGAGCTCTCCAAAGCCAGCCTCCTCTCAGTTCTCTGATGAGTGCCCTAACCAGTCAGCTACTTTAAAATGGATGTGTCATTTCCATcccatcttttaaaagaaaaggttaaCTCTCAATTTCCTCTCTGGCCGATTCTAGACTTCTGCTCTCAGACGCGGACCCCAGGCTGTGGATGGGTAACGATGCCTTGTGTCCAGTCTGCCTGCTCATTCAGTATTagagagaattaaaaatgcagGTCATGATAAGAACTGAATAATCAGTGAAAAAACTCTTAATGTATTATGCTGATAACAAGACTATTTCAGGTTTTCTGCAGAATATCAAATATATATTCGAGATTACTCTGAGTAGCACTCTAGATGTAATTCttattttgtgattttattttaacctGTGAAATTTAGTTAGTTAATTAGTTAAAACCAGCTCTGATTCCGGATTTGTGCACATTTGCTTTGGCAGTGTTAGCGCGGTTCTTGCCATTGGCCCCATGTGTACCTGCAGTCAAGGACAGGCCTCGTTTTGTTGATGCCATTCTGTCAATGAAACCCAACAAGCAATTGCCGCCATTTCCGAATGGTGACACATACCTGCCTCCCAGCCTCGTTGTTGTGCAGGTTCATCGCCACCAGTCCGCTCCCGCTCTTGCCCGTTACGTTCTTAATGGGCACATCCAGGAACTTTCTGCTGAACGACATTCCGTAGTGGATATCGTCAGAGCAGCCGCCCCAGTGCCAGCCCTCGCTGGCCGAGCCCCCGTGCCGCAGGTTCGTGTCGCAGGAGCACTCGGTCATGTTTCCTGCGCTGCACGATCGCGTCACCGAATGCACGAGGCCCGCCGACGTCACTGCGTATATGAACGCGGTCTCCTTCGTGCCTACAAAGCAAGGCACGAATATGGTACGATGTAACTCCCTCTGATTACCTTCCTGGCGGAGCTGTAGAAAGCGATTTTACAAGCCAGACTATAATTAAAAGGGAACAGTTACTAGTTTAAAGTCATCACAGCTTGGTGTGTGGAGTTAATTTGTTTAAAGCAGCGGATAGTCACATCCAAAAAAGACTTGAGGGCCTCTTCATATGACCATGCTATTAATGGTGCTGTTTCTGGCTGCTTGTACCATGCGATTTTTGGTAACTCCTTTCTAAATCAGGTTGGGAACTTTATTTGCCACAGAAACTTTCAAGCCAATTAACTtttaataatactaaaaaaatcaaaccccaaacaaaccacatcCAAAACCCTTACTCTCCACTCTGCTTTTCACTATTCATACTGatttgaagaagaagaaaaggttaGTTCAGATCTCAGAGGAGGAACTTGAAGCTGTCATGATCCTGGGTTACTTTGGTATAGGGCCAGGACTTACCTCATGCTAAATTTAGCAAACATTGAGGTTGTTCTAACTCACAAAGGTTGCAAACAGCCCCAAGTATCTTAAACCAGGCAGAAATCAGGGCTGCACAAGAATGTTTAGGCCATGTGCTTTTCCTAGAATAAGCTGGCCACGGGCAAGACAGCAGtataaaaagcatttaactGTTCCTATTATATCTCAGAAGAATCATGGAGGGACCTGCCTGGGCCTCTTAAGCTAATCCCAGTCTCTGAGTCTTCTGGCATAATGTGGAGCAAATCTTTAAACCGTGTTAAGCAAGGTATACTCTCTAAGGAAACTGAAAATCAATGCCTGGCCATTAACTGCAGCTAAAATTTCACTGTACTAATTTTCACTGTTGTAAAAACAACTTGTTATTTCCAGTATCCCAAGTTTCTGCTAATGGACAGGGAagttcctttttgtttctcctgttCGTATTAGTCTGTGGTGCTGGTACGATCATAAAATGCTTTCACAGGACATACTAGTGAAGCTTTGTGAGTTAGTGCCATTCATTTATGGGTCTGTAGAACAGTCCTTCCCATGAGACAGAAGGACTAACGTACAATACATGGCTACATATAGTCGTGTAAACTGCtctatggttttttttcttttcctttttggaatATGCATAACTTTTTAATTGCTCATTTTACGTTTTCATGGTTAATATTTGGGCTTTTTCACTGTTGTATTGTAGTATAAAGTGAAGATTGCACAAACTggagacagactttttagtgGGGCCTcttgcgataggacaaggggtgatgaatggttttaaactaagagggtagattcagactagataaaaggaagaaattttttatagtgagggtggtgaaacactggaacaggttacccagagagctggtagatgccccatccctggaaacattcaaggacAGATTGGAGattggacagggctctgagcaacctgatctcgttgaagatgtccctgctcattgcagggaggttgcactagatgacctttaaacatcccttccaacccaaactattctatgattctatgattacaGAAGTTCACATCAATGGCTACCGTGAAATCATTGAGCAGAGTGCTCAAAAGAAACTTGCAGGATCAAGACCTCTGATACTGCCATTTGATAGAAACAAAATGTCCCTATTTCACCGTAAATTTCAGCAATCCCTTTATTAGTTCATGCAGTGAAAGCAGCTTTGGTCTTGCTGTGCTGAGCCATACTGCCTAATTGAGCACATATGatacattttaaagtaattcaCATTGCCTATGGTGCTGTGAGCAGATTTTTACCTGCAATCAAGCGACCTTTTCGAAATAGTATGTGTCATTACCCCACTCATTTAGTAATTATGACATAAGGGGATAAACCCAACATCAGGCTAAGAATAACATTTCAACAGAGTTAAGTGGCTCTAGTTAAAGGCACTGTCATCCACGGACGTATTAAGCAAAAATTACAATAAGCAACCCTAATTTTGGAAAGACAATGGCGGGTTTTGTCTGCTCGGTGCACTTCGTGTACCTGTGTCAGCCTCCCGGCGCGGATGCGGCAACCGCCCTCCACGACGGCACTCCTCTCCCCGGCTCTGCCGGCGGGACGGCCGGTCCCCTTGCCCGCCCCGCCggagccccggccccccgccgcccgccccgcgggacTCCTCCGGGGAGAGGAGAACCGGGGGAGCCCGGCgcccctccctgccccggcggggcggcggcggcgggcgcacCTGCGggccggcggccccggcggggcggaCACTCACCGCTGCTGAGCTGGTGCCcgaaggcggcggcggcggggccgcggcgggcggcgggcggcgggcggcagtCCCAGCGCTCGTGTCGGAACTGGCTGCGGCACTCCTGGAGGCCCAGGCGCGCTCCCTCCCGGATGGCGGGCACCAGCTCCGGCTTCTGCTTGCACAGGTCCTGCTGCCGGCGGCTCAGCGGCGGGCTGGCGCAGCCCGGCTTCTCCggcccgccggcggcggcgatGCCCAGCCACCTGCAGAAGCAGCCCCCCCGTCAGCGCCGGGCCCCGGCGGACACGGGGGGACGGGCGCCGCGcagccccccccctcccgcgcCCGGCTACTCACATCCAGgtgccgccggcggcgggggggcagAGGGCGAGCagcagcgctgcccgcagcaGGCGCGGTCCGAGGGGGGCCCCGCACCCCATGGCCGCCGCATcgagcccggccccgccgccgctgcccgccgcccggccgcccgGGCAGCGGGGACCGAGGGGGACGGTCGCCAGTGGCGCCCCCCTACTCGGCTCTCTCCTCCTCGCGGGGCAGGGGGCAGCTGGCGGGGGAAGCCCGGGCCGTCGGAGGGCCCTCCGGGGGAGGAcgggccggcggggagggcgACAGGAGGGGAAGCATTGGGAGCACTCGGTTCCCTTCAAGGTGAGAAAGTTGGGTTTGATCTTTtccccggctccgtccccggCTCTGCCTCCCCCGGCCGCGCATTGGCCgcccgggggccggggcgggccggggcgggccgggccggggcgcggcgggagcgcgggggctgcgcgCCGCTCCGCACCGCTCCGCTGTGCCCCGGCCGGGACCGGTGCGGCTGCTCGCCAGCCCCTCTGCGGTGCTGCCCCTTTCCTCTGGGACCTGAAGCGCTGAGAGCGGCAGCGAGGAGTGCtggcgggggggccgggcgggaCAGagtggggctgcaggcagaggaacCTGTAGGTCTGCGGCGATTTCACCCgcagaaagaagagaaggcaCAAAATACTGATGTTATGATCTATTAACATTCCCCACACGTTTTATTCAAAGTTCCTGATGCTTTAGTAGTATTAACTAACTGGCTCCAGAGTCAGCATCAGTATTCACTAGGACAGCATTTATCCACGCCTGTTAACCCCAGTGACAGGCTCTTGTCAACTACTACCTTAATAATCGTTAGTTACTCATTTTACACATTAAAAGCCAATGAGTCAGCTAGCACCTGACGAAGAGCTGGTGTTGGTACTCTGGACTTTCAAGTCCTCTTTGATCACAATACATTGCTGCTTCCTCCTGTGTAAGTGAAACACCTGAGCTAAAAATAACCTGGGTAAAATGGCAGCTCTGTAAAGGCTTTGATTTGACACAgttataaattaacaaaatagCAGTTGTTGACTGACAATAGCTCTGAGTGAAGAGCACAACAAATCATCTCAAATGACAGATTTTTAAGAGTACAACATGTAGAGaaataatcacagaaatgtGGTGTTCCCCCTGTCTTTTTCCTCATGGATATGCTGAGATATTTTAAGAGCACAGGCTGTGGTACATTTAGATCTTTAAAATTCTGTCTCCTTCCTACTTCGTGCTCATTTGCCTGTTCTTAAAGGGTCTCCAAAGCACCACCAGTTCTGGGCAGATGCCATATGACCCCACGAGCTATTTAAACCTTTCGATATggcttgttttctctcttctgagtTGTAGTCTGGAGAACATCTGCTTGTGGTTCCAGAGGAGCTTAGTCCGGAGTGAGGGAAATAGATGGAGGACCACATCGGAATACAGGGAACCAGCCACGAAACAGGCCTGAACCAGCCAAAACTGTGTGGGCTGTGTCAGAGAATTATCTAATTATTCCAGGACAGACGGTTTGTTTTATCCTCATTGCTGCTTCCTGGCTCCACCAACTAAAGTTAATTCAAAGCCCTGGTCCAGCAGCCATGTATTTCTTATGTGCTTCTTGATCTGTTATATGCATTTATCATCCACTCcgaaattattttttcctgccagtTCAATTAACAGGGTTCTTCtctgtggtttgtttgtgtgtggttggtggggggttttttttgcttttttttttaaatgtgtatggAGCTTTTGGTCTTCAATTCTTATATGTGAATTTTTCCCTGGAAGCTGCAGAATCTTATATGCTAATAACAATGTAagatttaaattagaaaaatattgatTTCAAAAATTCCAATCCTATTTGTGGCGTATTTTATATATGATACCATAAATAAATTACCTCTCTGTTGGGTTCTCATATGCTGGGATCTGattttgttaacatttttttgctACAATACCCATTAAGTAGTTAGGAAAACCCTTTGATCGTATACACTCGTGTAAAGTGAAACAGTTGCACCTTGGAGGGCTGATGCTAAAAAAACTAATATAAATTGTAAGGGACTTCTTGAGTTCATCCAGTTCAATCTCTAGCAGCAACTGGAAGCAAACCACATTTTTCCATGACCATCTGATTTGCAGAAATTTGGCTTACCATGTATTTATGTCCTAATCTCCTATCTGCCTCTCTTCCCATCTGTTTCCCGTACAACCACTCCCCCATTGCCCACAGCCCCTGCACCTCCTCTCTGGCTGTTGCAGCTTAGCTCCCCTCCAGATCCCCCAGCCTCTGGCCTTCTCCTACCTCTCAGCTTCCCGTCTGCCCATTTACACCATCTCTCTTCTTTATTCCCTCTAGAATAGTCTCCTCTCTGGGCGAACGCAGCACATACAGGAGTATTTCTATGCAGGTGTATCTCTGTAGTCTAGAGCTATACGTATGCAGATTGGTTGGCTACTAGGAAGGGAAGGGCAAACAAATTTCTCTGCAAGCTGTGTGTTTTGCAAACCTGCAAAGGGACACAACGTTTGGAAATACCTTGCTGATCTACCAAAATGTACTGAAATTTATCAAACGTTTCTAAAGGCTGTAATTCTAGTTCGCTGGTGCTTCAGAGCCCTCTATGCCTGAAGACCATTCACCCCCGGACAGACAGCTACATGAGTGTGATGCAGAGACAATGAACCAGAATCCAAGCCAAGGTCAAGTGCCAAGCCTCAGGGATCAAAATTTAGTATGAATCAGGGAAGATAAACTAGACTTACTGCTTATCTTACTTTGTTTGGCCAAGGTGGGGTTATCTGTGGCTATTTGTACTAAAATGTCcaaatttttctattttagaaaGAAGACAATAAACtgttgttaaaagaaaaaaagaaggaaatgtgtCTAAGCTGATCGGTATTTCCTGACTGGACATTTACTAATTTACTGTTTAATGATGATTAATGTGATCTTGACAGAGTCAGTTACagataagtaattttttttgattCACTGTtagataaagaaaaatactcttgTGCAGAATCTGTGTGAAAAAGCGGATCACTTGACAGATAATATTCTTCAGAGATAGACCAActatctctttaaaaagttaGTGGCTAGCTATCTCGCTATAATCAAGGTCTGCCATCCTGTTTACTAGATGCAGGTATGTACAAAATTAAACACTCTTAACTTTTCCTAAACAAGTCACCACTTCTGAAAGCTTggttcaaattattttccctctcCTGGAAGTTCTGATGCCCAGCAGAGACATGAAAAAATCAATACACCACAGCAGACTGCATTATCCCACCTATACTTATGGGTCCTACTGACCAACGAGGGCATTATCCCCTTACCTTAAAAAACTGAGCAGAGATAAACCTGccttccaaacagaaaaatctccCATATTCTTTAAAGCAGATTATCCCTTCAGCTACGAAATTTATCAGGTTTGGTGACCAAGCCCAAATTCTACACTTCTAACACAACAAATGCGCTTTCAATCCGTCTCAGTGCTTGGCTGCACAATGATGCCCATCTACCCTGGGAACTGGGAAAGTGCTGAGCCTTTGCATTGAAGAAACTGGAACCGTGTCAGCATTAGGTGTTGTCATCAAGGTTTGTATGTGTTGGCTGTGACAAACCCTTCTGAGGGAAGCACCCAGGCTGTTTCCAGAGATCATGTGCCAGCAGAGCCTTGAAGTAAGGGTAAAGGTCCCTGCTACTCAGTCAGTGGCTGTGAATTGCTGTATGTGCTCACTTATCAGTCACATAGTGTGGGGCAATACCTTGATAGCACAGCAGTATCGCAGCTCTCCACGCACAGTTCTGCACACTCCCAGGGTTTCTGGGAATGGATAGCATGATATTGCAGCATCTGCAAACTAGGCTTGTGCCTTGGGAGGCCTGACCCAGCCCAGCCATCCTGTGTCATCCTGTGCACCCCGTGCCACCCCGTGCCATCCCGTGCCATCCCGTGACCCTTttctctgcctcccctccctccctgcttgGCTTCGCAGTGCTGCTTGTGTGAGCCACCTTGCTCTGGCAgcggggaagggctggaggCAAGCTGTGCTTGCATCCCACTCCCCAGCAAAGTAGTGTTGCCTGAGCAGAGATGTCACACTGTGGGGGCTGTGAGAGTACTGTGCCCTCAGCGAGAAAGGACATGAGGAGATGTGGGCAGTGAGATCCCAGACTTCAGGGCAAGGGTCCTTATGCTCTGGATACAGTGCccccttcacagaatcacagaatcattaaagttggaaaagacctgtaagatcatcaagtccaaccatcttCCTTATACTGCAGCATCTCCTGGCACCTCGGGGAGTATTTCTTCCTTTGGGATatctctattttaattttttttaataacaagtGTCTCAGCAGACAAGTCTTAGGCCCTCCATAAGCTCAGGCTGGCAGTGGAAGGGAAGTTAGGAAAAGAGAGATGCCCATTCTCCCATACATAGTCCCCCAAGATCCCCCCTGCCTCTTGTCCAGAGGTTTAACATTATTGCTGttctcagtgtttttttttcattttagtctGTATAGTACTGTTGCTAATTTAGACCTGGCACACTGAGTTCACAAATGACCAGGGCAGCAATAAAAGTGCATCCAGTAACAACATGGTGGCAGACAGAGACCTCACAAATGGACCTCACAAACGTGTAATGGTTCCAAAGTTACCCCTTAATATTATCTTTGTAATAGCTGCACAACACAGTATACAGAACTGCATTATGTATGTACATGGACATGtaaaaaatggagaagtaggacctgaaagggaaggaaagagcaaaCCTCTCACAATCCCTTCCATTCCTTACcaaaaaatccagaagaaagTTAGTGTAGCTTCCAAGAAAGTTTTCTGGAGCCCCTAACTCCAGTGACAGCTACTGAAGCAATTGCTGAGCAGATCTCCTGACAATCTACGTCTATTGGTGATGCGCTGCCAGAAAGTCAGGGCTGAGGAAGAGAGGACTCAGACTGACTCTGGGGTCTGCTGTTCCCCGTGGTCGCAAATCTGGAGGCATTGTCCTGGACTTACTGATATTTACAGGGGTGCTTGAGATCTGCTCATATTTTGGAGGATCCTGGAAATAGATGCGGGTTTCTTCTGAAGCGCCGCTGGCAAATTCTGTTCTCTGACATGGACAGTCTAAATGTGGGTATTTTCTAGAGTTACTCCAGAGAGATGTGTTTGGCATACCAATATTAAGCAAAATGTGTCAAGGGAACGCTGATAAGGCTTCAAAGCATAACTAAGAGGGGTGTgaaagacatggaaaaaaacccccctttttaattctgatttcACCCACAACCTACTTacaactaaaaattaaaattagtagTAAAATTGTATTTGATAACAGTGTTTATGCCACCAGTGAATTTCCCTGGTTGTTTTGAGGAGGACGGGAAATGCTCTAGGAGATGTGacattatgaaaaatgaaatctttcacTGACATAAAATTTGCTTAATGTTTTTCATCCTACTTAAAGCAGcattatttaaactttttattttttgttttgtacatGAAGTGGATGAGATTAGAGGAGGATTGGTGCTACTGGCTGGTGTCGCAGGACTTCTAGGAGGTAATTACGGAGTTTGGTGAAAAAAAGTAGCTCAAGTCTCTAGAAGAACCCAAGTGACTTTAGTGGAGAGGGGAAGTCTGGAAGTCTTCcttatttagtttttaaatcGGACTCCCCTGAGGGTGTAACACCACTGCTTTGTTGCTGTATGTGGAAGCTTTATACAGAAGTTCCTGAGATAAGCAGGATAAGGTactctctgtgtgtgcatgcacacgtgtgtgtgtgtgtgcatgtgcccACATTCATTGTGTGCGCAGAAGCAGCTTGCTCCCGAGCAGGTCGCTGTATTTTAGGTATACAATACGtagaggaaggagggggagctGCTCCCTAAAAGCAGTGCAACTCAGTTCATATTCCCGCCCCAGCTGCTAATTTTCATTAACACTTTCCACACAACTCTTTCAGAACAATAATTTTGTTATATCTCGTAATAGTGACATGATTCACACATACAGAACTATTGCCATCCTGTGATGAGAGAACTGATTTTAATTTGCTGGAGTCAGATGTCACATGGTCATCAAACCCACAGTTAGGACCTCAGTCTTTCATTGTTAATTCCATTTCTAATGAGTTGCTTATCCTTTGAGTGAGGATAATGATAGAAACAGAAGAATCTGCTCCGTAACTGTCGTAACATAAAGCTGACACTTGATTTATTACATTCTCATTCATCGAGGTACGGATGTGTACCTAATCTGTGAAGCATTTGGTCCAGTCATCAGACTACTTGCATCATATGTCTGTATTTACCTACAAGGCCAGTTTCAAAAGGAGGAAGCTTAGGAAAAAATGGGAGGGAATGGTATTGTGTCGACAGCCACAGTAGTCACTTGCAGTCCCCTGCTACCTGCGACGTGGTGGTGATAGGAAAGAATGAATGGCCTAATTTTTCAAGTTCACAGTCTTTCAAGTTATCTGACGTTTAAAAAATCCCAAGAATGGGATTCAAATAATTCATTTCCCACCTTTTCTTCGAATTTCAATGATCTTACTTGTTTCAGTGCAGTAATTTAATCTTTTCTACCTTCGCCTTTTTCCCTTAGACCCTCAATCCTTGCTTCATGTCTTGCCTTGTTCCCATTTAGCACTTTCTGATTGAcgaaaataaaataaaaataaaattcatgcAGTTATGCTCTGGGTAACCCAAAGCCCACATAAAATTGTCTCTCTTCACTGATATTGAGCACAACAGATGTTGAAAACGAAGGTGCAAGAAACTCCCTAGTAAGAAGGTAATCTGTCACTTCATAAAGGTTCATTTTATAGTCAAAAGGTTACAGGT from Gavia stellata isolate bGavSte3 chromosome 4, bGavSte3.hap2, whole genome shotgun sequence harbors:
- the WNT16 gene encoding protein Wnt-16, with translation MGCGAPLGPRLLRAALLLALCPPAAGGTWMWLGIAAAGGPEKPGCASPPLSRRQQDLCKQKPELVPAIREGARLGLQECRSQFRHERWDCRPPPAARRGPAAAAFGHQLSSGTKETAFIYAVTSAGLVHSVTRSCSAGNMTECSCDTNLRHGGSASEGWHWGGCSDDIHYGMSFSRKFLDVPIKNVTGKSGSGLVAMNLHNNEAGRQAVAKLMSVDCRCHGVSGSCAVKTCWKTMSSFEKIGRFLKDKYENSIQISDRLKKKLRRKEKSQRKIPIGKEDLLYVNKSPNYCVEDQKLGIPGTQGRECNRTSEGPDGCNLLCCGRGYNTHVVRHVERCECKFVWCCYVRCRRCETMTDVHTCK